In Leclercia pneumoniae, the genomic window TGAGCAGCTCTTTGATCGGCGGTACACCGGAGAAGACTTTTTTACCGCCTTCACGCAGGGTGGAATAGAGCTTACCGGAGAGCAGTTGCGCCAGATGATTATTGAGCGCGCCGACATTCTCGGAGATCGACATTTCGTTGTCGTTCAGCACCACCAGCATATCCGGTTTGATATCGCCCGCATGGTTCATTGCCTCGAAGGCCATACCCGCGGTGATCGCCCCGTCACCAATTACGCAGACGGTACGGCGCTGCTTGTTCTCTTTCTCTGCCGCGACGGCAATGCCGATACCGGCGGAAATTGAGGTGGAGGAGTGACCGACGCTTAAGACGTCGTATTCGCTCTCACCGCGCCAGGGGAACGGATGCAGCCCCCCTTTCTGGCGAATGGTGCCAATTTTATCGCGACGGCCAGTAAGAATTTTATGCGGATAAGCCTGATGGCCAACATCCCAAATCAGCTGATCGAAGGGGGTATTGTAGACGTAGTGCAGCGCTACGGTGAGCTCCACCGTGCCAAGCCCGGAGGCGAAGTGGCCGCTGGAACGACTTACGCTGTCGAGCAGATAGCGACGTAACTCATCGCACAGCTTCGGCAGGCTCTCTTTCGGCAACAGACGCAACTCCTGGGTGGAGTCAACCAACGCCAGTGTCGGGTATTTGGCAATATCAAAACTCATCAAAGGCTCATCGAGATATATAGTTTATTTATCACGCTGGATTATGTAGTCCGCTAGCGCTTCCAGTGCCGAGGTGTCCAGTGACTGCGCGGCCAGTTCATTTAGCGACTGGCGGGCATCATCAATCAGATCCCGGGCTTTACGTTGGGCTTGCTCAAGACCCAACAGGGCGGGGTAGGTACTTTTGCCAAGCTGCTGATCGGCACCCTGACGTTTACCCAATATTGCAGTATCGCCCACGACATCCAGAATGTCATCCTGAACCTGGAAAGCCAGACCGATACTTTCTGCGTAGCGATCCAGGATCGGCAGGGCGTTACGCCCTTGTTCGCCCGCGCTCAATGCTCCCAGACGAACGGCGGCGCGAATCAGTGCCCCGGTCTTGTGGCGATGAATGCGTTCCAGCTGTTCCAGCGTCACCTGGCGCCCTTCGGCTTCCAGATCCAGTGCCTGACCGCCGCACATACCCGCCACGCCGCTGGCCTGCGCCAGTTCGGAGATCATGGCCAGACGGTCACGATCGGCCACCTCTGCCATCGGCGCATCACTCAGGATAGCAAACGCCAGGGTTTGTAGCGCATCGCCCGCCAGAATGGCATTCGCTTCGCCAAACTTAATGTGGCAGGTTGGCTGGCCGCGGCGCAGATCGTCATCATCCATCGCCGGTAAATCGTCGTGCATTAATGAGTAAGCATGAATACACTCAACGGCGGCCGCGGGGGCGTCCAGCGTTCCGGTGCTGATACCAAACATGTTGCCGGTGGCATAGACCAGGAACGGGCGCAGACGTTTGCCGCCCAACAGTGCGCCATAGTGCATGGCGCCGACCAGCGGAGTGTTCTGAAAAGGCTGTGGCTCAATGAAACGGCGAAGCGCGTCGTTAGCACGCTCGACGCACGTCTGAAGCTGATTCGCAAAATCCATTTACTCAGCGTCCGGTGTAAAAGGGGTGGGGGCAGCATCTTCGCTATTAGTAAGCAGGATCTGCACGCGCTGTTCAGCTTGCTGCAGCTTAACTTGGCCCTGACGCGCCAGCTGCACGCCGCGCTCGAACTCATTCAGCGCCTCTTCCAGCGGCAGATCGCCATTTTCCAGACGGGTAACGATTTGCTCTAGTTCACCCAGCGTAGTTTCGAAACTGGCGGGTGCGTCATTTTTCTTTGGCATAGTGAATTGACTCTACTGTTTTTGCCTGTTCATGGTAACGGACTCAGGCTGATAAGCAAATAACGCGCAATATGCACAGGAGCCGCGCGATGGTGGTATACTTGCGCGCCTGGATGCAGTCTTCGGTATAGGGGCTGCTGTACTTTTCCATCACAAGCCTCTCAGGGCTTGCCAAAGAACCATTGCCGCCATGAAGTTTATCATTAAATTGTTCCCTGAAATCACCATCAAAAGCCAATCTGTGCGTTTGCGCTTTATTAAAATTCTGACCGGGAACATTCGTAACGTATTAAAGCACTATGACGAAACCCTCGCTGTGGTTCGCCACTGGGACCACGTTGAAGTGCGCGCCAAAGATGAAAATAAGCGTATTGATATTCGCGATGCGCTCACCCGTATTCCGGGCATCCACCATATTCTGGAAGTTGAGGACGTGCCGTTCACGTCTCTTCATGACATCTTCGAGAAGGCGCTGGCGCAGTACCGCGACCAGATCGAAGGCAAAACCTTCTGCGTTCGCGTAAAGCGCCGCGGTAAACATGAATTTAGCTCAATTGAAGCTGAACGCTATGTGGGCGGCGGGCTGAATCAGCACGTTGAATCGGCGCGCGTGAAGCTGACCGACCCGGATGTGACCGTTCACCTTGAGATCGAAAACGATCGCCTGTTGCTGGTGAAAGGGCGCTACGAAGGGATTGGCGGTTTCCCCATCGGTACCCAGGAAGATGTGCTGTCGCTTATCTCCGGTGGGTTCGACTCCGGCGTATCCAGCTATATGCTTATGCGTCGCGGTTGTCGTGTGCACTACTGTTTCTTTAATCTGGGTGGCGCCGCGCATGAAATCGGCGTTCGTCAGGTTGCACACTATCTGTGGAACCGCTTTGGTAGCTCCCACCGCGTGCGTTTTGTGGCGATAAACTTCGAACCCGTGGTCGGCGAGATCCTCGAGAAAGTGGAAGATGGCCAGATGGGGGTGATACTGAAGCGCATGATGGTGCGTGCGGCCTCCCAGGTTGCTGAGCGCTACGGCGTGCAGGCGCTGGTCACCGGCGAAGCGCTGGGACAGGTTTCCAGCCAGACGCTGACCAACCTGCGCCTGATCGACAACGTCTCTGATACTCTGATTCTCCGCCCGCTGATCTCTCACGATAAAGAGCATATCATCGACCTGGCGCGTGAAATCGGTACCGCTGACTTCGCCCGCACCATGCCGGAATATTGTGGCGTGATTTCAAAAAGTCCAACGGTGAAAGCGGTGAAGGGAAAAATCGAAGCGGAAGAAGAAAACTTCGACTTCAGTATCCTGGATAAAGTGGTCGCCGAAGCGTCCAATATCGATATTCGCGAAATTGCTCAGCAGACCGAGCAGGACGTTGTGGAAGTGGAAACCGTGAAAGGTTTTAGCGCTAACGATGCGATTCTGGATATCCGCTCTATTGATGAACAGGATGACAAACCACTGCAGGTTGAGGGTGTGGAGGTGGTTTCACTGCCATTCTACAAACTGAGCACGAAGTTTGGTGACCTCGACCAGAACAAAACGTATTTGCTGTGGTGTGAGCGTGGGGTGATGAGCCGCCTGCAGGCGCTCTATCTCCGCGAACAGGGCTTTGCCAACGTGAAGGTGTATCGCCCGTAAGGTGTATCGCCCGCAATACGATAACGGCAACCTCAGGGTTGCCGTTTTTTATTCGTAGTAATTATAAATGCCCGCCGCCATAACCAGTTGAGATGCCACTTCATGGGCTTTCTCGCGTCCAGCCAGTAGCTGAATAATCTTCAGCGCAAAATCAATCGATGTACCCGGCCCCTGGCTGGTTAACAGATTGACGCGCGGATCCCAGACCACGCGTTTATCCACCCATTGCTCTTCGGGGATACGATCTTTAAGCGTCGGGAAACCCGTCATGTTGCCGACAGGAAACAGGTTATGAGGCACAAGCACCGTGCCCGCTGCGGCGCAAATGGCCGCGACGATACGCCCGGAAAGATGGAACTGACGCACGGTCTCTACCAGCAGGGGGCTGTCCCGAAAACACTCTGCCCCCTTCAGGCCACCCGGTAACACGATGATGTCGTAATCACCATCCGCCACCTCTACCAGCGGGGCATCGGCCAGGAGCTTCACGCCGCGTGAACAGACAATTGCCAGGTTACCATCGCTGGCTACGCTGGCGGTGGTAACGTTAATGCCGCCGCGCACCAGTAAATCAATGGTCGTGACTGCTTCGGTCTCTTCGCTACCAGGGGCGAGGCATACCAGTGCCGACGCGCTCATACTCACTCTCCTTACGTTTAACCATGTCATACAGACGGGCGTTTTCCGGCACGCTAATGCCGTGGGCTCGCGCTCGTTTAAGTAAATACCCGGTAATATAATCGATCTCAGTGTGACGCTGGGCACGCACATCCTGCAGCATTGAAGAGATATTTTCTGCTGTACTTTCAATAACCTGATCGACGTAATAACGGAGATCGTCAGCGGAGGTGTGTAAGCCTTCTCGCTCCACCACCGACGCGACCTCCGCGCAGAGCGTGGCCACCAGCTGCGGATGATTTTTTAATTCGCCGTTTGGACAATTCCAGAGCGCCGTCAGGGGATTGATCACGCAGTTTACCGCCAGCTTACGCCAGAGCTGTGGACGAATATGATTATGCCAGGCCACATCGGGTAAAACGTCCTGCAGCGTATCGGCCAGGTAGCTGTAATCCCCATCCTGCGCCCGGGCCGGGCCAATATGGGTGACGCCGCCCGCGACGTGAACAATGATATTGCCATCGCGCCGCGCCGCGTGCGTGGTGGTGGCCATCAAAAGCGGCTGGTGGATACTTTTTAGCTCATCAATGGTGCCCATACCGTTATGCAGCAACAACACAGGGGATGAGGCGGGTAGCGTGGCGGCCAGCGCTTTAACGGCATCGGAAACTTGCCAGGCCTTCAGGGTCACCAGCAGCATATCGCTCTGGGCGAGAAAATCGGGATCGTTGGCGGTAAGCGATTCATTAAAAATCGTCCCGTCCTCTTCAATCAGGTTCACACTGCAATAAGGCTGGGGCACGCGCAACCAACCCTGAACATCGTGACCATGCTTACGCAGCGCAGTAAGCCAAAGCTGGCCCAGGGCTCCGCATCCAAGCACAGTAATTTTCATTGTTCCTCCTCACCTGCAACTGCGCCAGGTGTTACGGCCTAAGTATAGCGCCGCCAGCTAAGCTTCTGTTGAGTTATGCCTCGTAGCGGGTATTATGCAACGCAACAAATATGAAGGGAGAAGAAAAGATGCCATCTTTCGATATTGTTTCTGAAGTGGACATTCAGGAAGTGCGTAACGGCGTGGATAACGCTAGCCGTGAAGTCGAGTCACGTTTCGATTTTCGGGGCGTTGAGGCCACTTTCGAGCTGAATGACGCAAATAAGAGCATTAAGGTGCTCAGCGAGTCCGATTTCCAGGTAAACCAGTTGCTGGATATTTTGCGTGCCAAGCTGCTGAAACGCGGCATTGAAGGTACCTCACTGGATGTTCCGGAAGAGTTCGTCCACAGTGGTAAAACCTGGTTTGTTGAAGCCAAACTGAAGCAGGGCATTGAGAGCGCGGTGCAGAAGAAAATCGTTAAGCTCATCAAAGACAGCAAGCTGAAAGTGCAGGCGCAAATCAAGGGTGAAGAGATTCGCGTAACCGGTAAATCCCGTGACGATCTGCAGTCCGTGATGGCTCTGGTGCGAGGCGGCGATCTGGGGCAGCCGTTCCAGTTTAAAAACTTCCGTGATTAATAAAAAAGCCCGGTCGGACCGGGCTTTTTTTTAGGCTTTCACTGCCTGCTCCACTTCGAAACGGTTAGTCACCTTGCTGTCAATTTTGACGTAGGCACTGCGCTCTTCCGCGGCAATAAGAACTTCACTTACGCCTTCAGTGGATTCAAGACGCTGTTTCAGCGCTTCACTTATCTCAACGCCATCAGGAATTTCGATCCGCAGGCTGCTTACGTAACGGGGCTCTTTCATGGTGGTGGCAACAAACAGCCAGACCATGGCCAGCAGTGCGCCCGCGAGGAAGACCGTTTGTGAGTCAAACAGACCATCTACCCAGCCCCCAAGCGAGCCGCCAATGGCCACCCCAAGAAACTGGCTGGTGGAATAAATGCCCATCGCCGTCCCTTTATAACCGGCCGGAGACTCTTTACTGATCAGCGACGGCAGCAGCGCTTCCATCAGGTTAAAAGCGAGGAAGAAGAGTTGTACGCCGGCTACCAGCTCCCAAAAGTGCGGGCCGGAGCCCCAAAGTACGATCTCGGCAATGAGCAATATCGCCACGCAACCGATAAAGACGCGCTTCATCTTACGCTTCACTTCGGCATAGATAATAAATGGCACCACCGAGACGAACGAAATCAGCATCGTCACGAGGTAAATCTTCCAGTGCTCTGCCGCCGGAAAACCTGCCGCGGCAAGCTGTCCTGGCAGGGCGACAAAGGTCGACATCAGCAGAATATGCAGGCACATAATGCCGAAGTTAAGCTTGAGCAGGCGCGGCTCCATGAGCACTTTGCTGAAGCAGCCTTTCACCATCCCCGACTCACGGTTAAGGACGTGATTTTTACTGTCCGGCACTACCCACAGCGTTAAGGCAATACCGATAGTCGCCAGTATGGCAATCATCCAGAACAGGGCATGCAGACCCAGCTTGTGCGTAATAACCGGGCCGAGCACCATCGCTATGGCAAAGGTAACCCCGAAACTCACGCCAATAAAGGCCATTGCTTTGGTGCGGTTTTGTTCGCGCGTTAAGTCTGACAACAGTGCCATCACGGCGGCGGCTATCGCGCCGGAACCTTGCAGCGCGCGGCCAAGAATAATACCCCAGATAGAGTGGGAGAGGGCGGCGATAACGCTACCCAGCACGAAGACCAGCAATCCGCCCACAATTAACGGCTTGCGACCTACGCGGTCAGAGAGCAGACCGAAGGGGATCTGGAAGATGGCCTGGGCCAGGCCATAGATGCCAATCGCCAGACCAATCAATGCTTCGCTGGCACCCTGCAGCGCCATACCATACGTAGTCAGAACGGGCAGGACCATAAACATGCCGAGCATACGCAGTGAGAAAACAGTCCCTAAACCCCAGGTGGCGCGCAACTCGCCCGGCGTCATTTTATAATCGTTCATTACCACCTCAACCTAAAAGCAGGCCATAGTTTAGGTGGGGTGATAAGTGCGGTAAATAGATGTTTGTTAAAATATATTAAGTAAACGTTAATGTTAGC contains:
- a CDS encoding YajQ family cyclic di-GMP-binding protein: MPSFDIVSEVDIQEVRNGVDNASREVESRFDFRGVEATFELNDANKSIKVLSESDFQVNQLLDILRAKLLKRGIEGTSLDVPEEFVHSGKTWFVEAKLKQGIESAVQKKIVKLIKDSKLKVQAQIKGEEIRVTGKSRDDLQSVMALVRGGDLGQPFQFKNFRD
- the thiI gene encoding tRNA uracil 4-sulfurtransferase ThiI; its protein translation is MKFIIKLFPEITIKSQSVRLRFIKILTGNIRNVLKHYDETLAVVRHWDHVEVRAKDENKRIDIRDALTRIPGIHHILEVEDVPFTSLHDIFEKALAQYRDQIEGKTFCVRVKRRGKHEFSSIEAERYVGGGLNQHVESARVKLTDPDVTVHLEIENDRLLLVKGRYEGIGGFPIGTQEDVLSLISGGFDSGVSSYMLMRRGCRVHYCFFNLGGAAHEIGVRQVAHYLWNRFGSSHRVRFVAINFEPVVGEILEKVEDGQMGVILKRMMVRAASQVAERYGVQALVTGEALGQVSSQTLTNLRLIDNVSDTLILRPLISHDKEHIIDLAREIGTADFARTMPEYCGVISKSPTVKAVKGKIEAEEENFDFSILDKVVAEASNIDIREIAQQTEQDVVEVETVKGFSANDAILDIRSIDEQDDKPLQVEGVEVVSLPFYKLSTKFGDLDQNKTYLLWCERGVMSRLQALYLREQGFANVKVYRP
- the xseB gene encoding exodeoxyribonuclease VII small subunit, with protein sequence MPKKNDAPASFETTLGELEQIVTRLENGDLPLEEALNEFERGVQLARQGQVKLQQAEQRVQILLTNSEDAAPTPFTPDAE
- the yajL gene encoding protein deglycase YajL, encoding MSASALVCLAPGSEETEAVTTIDLLVRGGINVTTASVASDGNLAIVCSRGVKLLADAPLVEVADGDYDIIVLPGGLKGAECFRDSPLLVETVRQFHLSGRIVAAICAAAGTVLVPHNLFPVGNMTGFPTLKDRIPEEQWVDKRVVWDPRVNLLTSQGPGTSIDFALKIIQLLAGREKAHEVASQLVMAAGIYNYYE
- the panE gene encoding 2-dehydropantoate 2-reductase translates to MKITVLGCGALGQLWLTALRKHGHDVQGWLRVPQPYCSVNLIEEDGTIFNESLTANDPDFLAQSDMLLVTLKAWQVSDAVKALAATLPASSPVLLLHNGMGTIDELKSIHQPLLMATTTHAARRDGNIIVHVAGGVTHIGPARAQDGDYSYLADTLQDVLPDVAWHNHIRPQLWRKLAVNCVINPLTALWNCPNGELKNHPQLVATLCAEVASVVEREGLHTSADDLRYYVDQVIESTAENISSMLQDVRAQRHTEIDYITGYLLKRARAHGISVPENARLYDMVKRKESEYERVGTGMPRPW
- the ispA gene encoding (2E,6E)-farnesyl diphosphate synthase — protein: MDFANQLQTCVERANDALRRFIEPQPFQNTPLVGAMHYGALLGGKRLRPFLVYATGNMFGISTGTLDAPAAAVECIHAYSLMHDDLPAMDDDDLRRGQPTCHIKFGEANAILAGDALQTLAFAILSDAPMAEVADRDRLAMISELAQASGVAGMCGGQALDLEAEGRQVTLEQLERIHRHKTGALIRAAVRLGALSAGEQGRNALPILDRYAESIGLAFQVQDDILDVVGDTAILGKRQGADQQLGKSTYPALLGLEQAQRKARDLIDDARQSLNELAAQSLDTSALEALADYIIQRDK
- a CDS encoding MFS transporter, whose amino-acid sequence is MNDYKMTPGELRATWGLGTVFSLRMLGMFMVLPVLTTYGMALQGASEALIGLAIGIYGLAQAIFQIPFGLLSDRVGRKPLIVGGLLVFVLGSVIAALSHSIWGIILGRALQGSGAIAAAVMALLSDLTREQNRTKAMAFIGVSFGVTFAIAMVLGPVITHKLGLHALFWMIAILATIGIALTLWVVPDSKNHVLNRESGMVKGCFSKVLMEPRLLKLNFGIMCLHILLMSTFVALPGQLAAAGFPAAEHWKIYLVTMLISFVSVVPFIIYAEVKRKMKRVFIGCVAILLIAEIVLWGSGPHFWELVAGVQLFFLAFNLMEALLPSLISKESPAGYKGTAMGIYSTSQFLGVAIGGSLGGWVDGLFDSQTVFLAGALLAMVWLFVATTMKEPRYVSSLRIEIPDGVEISEALKQRLESTEGVSEVLIAAEERSAYVKIDSKVTNRFEVEQAVKA